A single genomic interval of Armigeres subalbatus isolate Guangzhou_Male chromosome 1, GZ_Asu_2, whole genome shotgun sequence harbors:
- the LOC134206340 gene encoding uncharacterized protein LOC134206340 isoform X1 — MQNKNDDSDTDHHKQDAVSIFSGSSESDRKGKSYDFGFSLPSPQQPQPMDVDTSGGPILMSPLIATPRPSDKKRKLNSGRSAKLKIRKLAKCEEEFDGVSSRSGQIGMILRKVFGLRMVICYSLVVLVAVSVAMIRQKDLREEFFKRYMKQYNSLLYGVEDYCSQEFDFTATAAALSAGMVGQLEATGKLVEMVNRRRNERCVSFALFGSTGVGKSLMANIIANQFQWQSNVHRFFWDSTFTPEKRFERFQSFLYGIRHGRDVDLRCGRNLIIVDHLGSGDMDMINKIDARLRFVADKDDVHFLVVYAFQGSLIDDDPEAIKRLNRNIVQVSLRSMDKHDLMLCIKLESADLEVNLDERPELLEELIGSLDVERYGCKAVRAKLALYSHFSKVDES, encoded by the exons ATG CAGAATAAAAACGACGACAGCGATACCGACCACCACAAACAGGATGCTGTTTCCATTTTTAGCGGCTCGAGCGAATCCGATCGGAAGGGGAAAAGCTATGACTTTGGTTTCTCGCTGCCATCTCCCCAGCAACCCCAGCCAATGGACGTGGACACGTCCGGTGGTCCGATCCTAATGTCACCGTTGATTGCAACACCTCGTCCCAGCGATAAGAAACGGAAGCTCAACAGCGGCCGAAGCGCCAAGCTCAAAATAAGAAAGCTGGCCAAATGTGAGGAAGAATTCGATGGCGTGAGTAGTCGTTCTGGTCAAATTGGTATGATTCTGCGGAAAGTGTTCGGATTGAGGATGGTGATTTGTTACTCGTTAGTAGTTTTGGTGGCCGTTTCGGTAGCAATGATTAGACAGAAAGATCTCCGGGAGGAGTTCTTCAAACGCTACATGAAGCAGTACAATTCCCTACTGTATGGGGTTGAGGATTACTGCAGTCAGGAGTTTGATTTTACGGCGACCGCTGCCGCCCTTTCAGCTGGTATGGTGGGCCAATTGGAAGCAACTGGAAAACTGGTTGAAATGGTCAATCGACGACGGAATGAACGCTGCGTGTCGTTCGCACTTTTCGGATCCACTGGAGTGGGGAAGAGTCTGATGGCCAACATAATAGCGAACCAATTTCAGTGGCAATCGAACGTCCATCGATTCTTTTGGGATTCCACATTTACTCCTGAGAAACGGTTTGAGCGTTTCCAGTCGTTCCTCTATGGGATAAGGCACGGTCGAGACGTGGATTTACGATGTGGTCGGAATTTAATCATTGTGGATCATTTAGGTAGCGGAGACATGGATATGATTAACAAAATAGATGCCCGGTTACGATTTGTAGCGGACAAGGACGATGTGCATTTTCTGGTGGTGTACGCATTTCAAGGGTCATTGATAGATGATGATCCGGAAGCGATTAAGCGTCTGAACAGAAATATAGTACAGGTCTCCTTACGGTCGATGGATAAACATGATTTGATGCTATGTATCAAACTGGAATCAGCTGACCTTGAAGTGAATTTGGATGAGCGTCCTGAACTGTTGGAGGAATTGATTGGAAGTTTGGATGTGGAACGTTACGGTTGTAAAGCCGTGCGAGCCAAGCTCGCGCTATACTCTCATTTCTCGAAAGTTGATGAATCATGA
- the LOC134206340 gene encoding uncharacterized protein LOC134206340 isoform X2 yields the protein MNKNDDSDTDHHKQDAVSIFSGSSESDRKGKSYDFGFSLPSPQQPQPMDVDTSGGPILMSPLIATPRPSDKKRKLNSGRSAKLKIRKLAKCEEEFDGVSSRSGQIGMILRKVFGLRMVICYSLVVLVAVSVAMIRQKDLREEFFKRYMKQYNSLLYGVEDYCSQEFDFTATAAALSAGMVGQLEATGKLVEMVNRRRNERCVSFALFGSTGVGKSLMANIIANQFQWQSNVHRFFWDSTFTPEKRFERFQSFLYGIRHGRDVDLRCGRNLIIVDHLGSGDMDMINKIDARLRFVADKDDVHFLVVYAFQGSLIDDDPEAIKRLNRNIVQVSLRSMDKHDLMLCIKLESADLEVNLDERPELLEELIGSLDVERYGCKAVRAKLALYSHFSKVDES from the exons ATG AATAAAAACGACGACAGCGATACCGACCACCACAAACAGGATGCTGTTTCCATTTTTAGCGGCTCGAGCGAATCCGATCGGAAGGGGAAAAGCTATGACTTTGGTTTCTCGCTGCCATCTCCCCAGCAACCCCAGCCAATGGACGTGGACACGTCCGGTGGTCCGATCCTAATGTCACCGTTGATTGCAACACCTCGTCCCAGCGATAAGAAACGGAAGCTCAACAGCGGCCGAAGCGCCAAGCTCAAAATAAGAAAGCTGGCCAAATGTGAGGAAGAATTCGATGGCGTGAGTAGTCGTTCTGGTCAAATTGGTATGATTCTGCGGAAAGTGTTCGGATTGAGGATGGTGATTTGTTACTCGTTAGTAGTTTTGGTGGCCGTTTCGGTAGCAATGATTAGACAGAAAGATCTCCGGGAGGAGTTCTTCAAACGCTACATGAAGCAGTACAATTCCCTACTGTATGGGGTTGAGGATTACTGCAGTCAGGAGTTTGATTTTACGGCGACCGCTGCCGCCCTTTCAGCTGGTATGGTGGGCCAATTGGAAGCAACTGGAAAACTGGTTGAAATGGTCAATCGACGACGGAATGAACGCTGCGTGTCGTTCGCACTTTTCGGATCCACTGGAGTGGGGAAGAGTCTGATGGCCAACATAATAGCGAACCAATTTCAGTGGCAATCGAACGTCCATCGATTCTTTTGGGATTCCACATTTACTCCTGAGAAACGGTTTGAGCGTTTCCAGTCGTTCCTCTATGGGATAAGGCACGGTCGAGACGTGGATTTACGATGTGGTCGGAATTTAATCATTGTGGATCATTTAGGTAGCGGAGACATGGATATGATTAACAAAATAGATGCCCGGTTACGATTTGTAGCGGACAAGGACGATGTGCATTTTCTGGTGGTGTACGCATTTCAAGGGTCATTGATAGATGATGATCCGGAAGCGATTAAGCGTCTGAACAGAAATATAGTACAGGTCTCCTTACGGTCGATGGATAAACATGATTTGATGCTATGTATCAAACTGGAATCAGCTGACCTTGAAGTGAATTTGGATGAGCGTCCTGAACTGTTGGAGGAATTGATTGGAAGTTTGGATGTGGAACGTTACGGTTGTAAAGCCGTGCGAGCCAAGCTCGCGCTATACTCTCATTTCTCGAAAGTTGATGAATCATGA